The DNA window CGGATATTGATAATCctgatttttaaagaatattaatgaaaaatgcaaACACTTACTTCGAACATGAAGGTATCGACTTCTTCTCTAATGTCAGAATCATTTATCTCGTTATTGCGAGCTGCTGCTATCAGAAGATCCAACATAGCAAGTCGTTTCTTCTtaacttaaataaatagataaaacggATTAGgaattaatttagtttatatattaagagTATTAATTTGAGAACATAGAATATCAtagatattgaatattttatatctatacataCTTCCTATTATTTCCTCATCGTCTGTTTCTATCATGTCTGTGTCTTGTAAAAACTTTAAGTATCGCCCGCTAGTATTTTCATGATATTGTCTTCTTTCTGCAATAATCTACGgggcatatatatttactatttatattatactgctattacatatgttactaacattaaatttgtcatatgagttatattatatttatcataattttactttacagtaaaaagataatttcacAATTCTAAATAACAAgatttttacttacaattttaaataacattttacttactttttcggtaaatttatgcaatatttttaaatttttagcatGCTTTCTACCCATTGGCGTCAGCGCAAATATCACATCAGGATGATACCACGGTCTCATTATcctgaatataattatagaaaatatatattgaagcaattcttgtattatttgtttgaTGAAcctaaatttatgtttatagaCTTTTAGAtctatacatttctttttaatattacaattttattttttcttcctaATACTCAATTAGAATACAATAATGTAATGTGCTATGTATGTCATGTTTGCTGATCTCAAtccattattttatgaaatttttaaaaagattattatattgcatattttttatgttaaagtattgatcaaaatttcaattgtatgtgtctctctctctgtagtagtttttatatttttaaataaatttttaaactgcATAAACAAACATAATTATCAACTTCTAACAAACTTTGTCAAATTACGAAAATAACCGATTTTCACAACTCAAATAGTTATTCATagcagaaattaaatataatgtacagGAAGAAAATCATACTGCATCACAAACGATGAAGCGACATAACAATGAAAAAAGCAcgtatcgacattttttttaaagtagaaTAATgtgaataatgtataatgtatttacCTATAAGTCAAAATATTACCCATCTCGTGGATTGCTTGATGATACCGTTGTTGAAATTCATccatattttgcaaaaaagttCCCATTGCAGTTTCTGTAAGCATATTTGTTAAACTTGCATAAATGCTTACAAGCTTAATGtatcgtattaatttaatcttaaaaatttgaaaattacaatACAAAGCATCCTTTTACAAGCTttaaaatcttcttttttttatataaaaatttttgcaaagatTGAGTAtgattaatagaaattatattaatattatataattattatgtaattgttATTCTGTAACCAATACTCAatcaattaaatgtttatgttGGAACAAATTTTCCTATCTCGTGGATATAGCATTTACCGCATATTGCATTCAATGTATGTTGACTAATAAAGTTCGCCAAATCATTGATATTTGAACTGTTGCtatctttcaaaaatttcgtCATGCGATTTCCTTCTTCTACGAAGACATCcacaaattgttttaatatagtaaaatGAAATGCAGGCGTTAATATCTTTCGCCTTTTTCGCCATTTGGATCctgtaacataaattttatatttctaagtGTATTTTATGGTATCATATCCGCCATGTAAACTTTGTTGAAATTTTGTATAGCTTAAATTTTTTgcagtaatatattaattaagcctgatttataagtattattttttatatcacattttttaatgtagtaataataattgtagttGTTTCTGCAAAACAATGATTGTTTAaccttattataattttatacattatatataatacatatttagatacagaattatatatattatataaatattaaagaacaCACAGACAAATGCTGCCTTTTATGTTCCGTATGTTaagattgaaaattttgtcaaGTTCATACCTTCGCTGGTGAGTAAACCAGTTCCCAACCAAGGATTAAGAAAACTGTACAAATAGCCCTTTCCAAGATTTTGCGTTGTACtgcttaatattttctaaaaccACATTAAAGacgaatttaaataacataactttcataaaataataaaaggaaaaaattgaaactcaTTGCTCCTTACAGCAAGTATTTTGCAATGTTAGTTTTTAgcaaaaaatgataaaagctTCTATTTGTAAATACtggaaaatatgtatacatattctGAAAACAAACTGTGAATagctataaaattttgatcactattaataaagattacaaattaataagaCAAATCGATGAAAGATTTGGTTTATcttaattatgatattttcttTACCTCTATATCATCTGGATGATGAACGCTAATAAAAGCAATCGGACCGCaccaaaatgaaaaaattggaTAATAATTCTTAGAGGCTGAACGTGCAAGATTCCAAAGTTtttctaaagtataaaatttaaaaatacttatcaTGCAGTGCAATTGGTTTTTGTGTGcattatcaattaaatttaatcaaaatttagtattctattaattgttttattagtGGAATTGatctatttaaatactttttatgattatttgaGTGATAGGACTCACTGCAAAACTTTTGTAATCTCCACGTTCtaatcataatatttattttttaaaatttaaacacattaaatataatgctaacaataaataaaattaattacttttattgcaagaagaacaaaaataaactagattgaaaatatttgaaaacaaTTCTTGTACATATTAGTTCGAAGTATCGCGGTTGCACTGCACAATCCAATTGTCACTTACTTactacttattttttttaataataatattgctaATTAGCATCtctcataaataaattaaatgtttattattaaaacaataatattaaaaaaattttacttgccCTGCGAATACACACAGAATTCTAAAGTATTGCCAATAAATGGCAGTCCTGGCTTACATGGAATTTTACTAACAAGTCGTCTAAATCTTCCATgataaagaatgtaatatagtaatataataaagaaacatgaTAGTAGTAagataataatcattatttcttgaacaattaaaactttaaataacttaaagttttcttcaaatttcttttgttCCTTTTTTCACTTGATTGAATATCCACACGagttacatattataatcaattataatgcactgtaacaaaaaataacaattaacacTTTTATATTACCAAGAGTGATTATTTGACCAAACTGACGTTTAATATCGTAGTGTTACATTAATCCAttcgacgtttcgacactAGTTTTGTGTCCTTATCAAGAGTTTACTAAAACAACAAAGtcatgttacataaaaaatatatcgcacaAGGAACAAAGTTCCGAGTCTGAGGACGGAGTCTAACTAATTTGTAAATACCAAATACGCGATTGGGTCACCAGAAGAAAAACATACATATCTTGATAAGGACATAAGTTTTAtctcaaattttattgaaataaataaacggcttacatatttataaaagtcatattattcgtggaattaaaattgatttaaaaaaattattaattctaattattgttactgtaattattaaaataaatttaaaatttctctaTGACAAATATTCTAATAGCATATAgcacaaataataacataatttaccTTATTAACAGATCCTTTTCcaagttatttttactttgtatcatttttatttaaatatcttgttattttcaaagaaaatctCACAAATGCTTACATCTTATATgcacttttaaattattttcttgaaattaattacagaAGTGGTAGTTTTGATGATTGTAATTGAGAGAAACTATAATTGATATACGATTATAACCAAGAAACTCAAATGACCGTTGTTACAGTATTTCTACATCAACGTTTCTGATATATTCCGTAGGCACGAAATAAACTCTTGTGTAAATGGTAGATAACAATTACTCACGTAACATGCATATAAATCTTTGTTCGTGAATGAAATGCTTTCATATCTTAAATAAGTGCTGACTCTGATAAcctttacttatttttattttaatatcgaggATCCTCATActactttatttaaatgagTAAAATGCGcaacaaaaaagataaatatatttataaactgaCATCAAGTGCAAAAATATTTGCCTTATATTATCAATTGCGGTAAAAatgtaagtaaataaataactatagaAAGAACCGTACTTTATTTGAGTATGTTATACTCAGGACACAATtaaatatagtatttatatatacatatataacatgtatTTACTTACATCAATATTATCAGATCATGTAACACGCACATATATTGATTTCTTATTACACATAATGAATTTTCACAACATATTGTTGTGCCGCTCCGGGCACGGAGATTCGTCGATCCGCGATGAGGGGTCACAAGAAATCATAACCACAATTATTTTAgtcaagaaatttaataaacgctTTTAATTCGAATCGTACAACAAGTTTTAAATCTTCGCGCAGACTGACCGCTGTTAACTTTCTACGCGTTTCTTCTGAAGACTGCCCACTCCTCGTACGTCCTCTCTTCCGTATTAATTGGTAGGCTCGACGTATTGTCGCTGTTTCAGGGTCGAATTGTTTCAGGGTTATTCCTTGATCAGCGTTTTTCGTATTGTAACTGGTTTGCACCGATCGGATTTTGGGTATTGATCATGCAACTGCGTGTTGTGCTGACTCGTCTTATTTGTTATTTCGTTATTACTAAATTTCGCTCGCTATTTATTGTTACATCTGTTATTACTACTTGCAATCGCTTACAACATCTTAATTGAATAATCGGGTCATCACTCATCAGGTAATCAGATCGCCACAACTTGTTAATTTTGTTATCGAGAATCCTTAATTATTCACTCATTAAAATAGATGCATATGCGATATGATCACACTAAAGATTATAtgttaaagtttattattttggttataatgtaagattttaattctaaaataaaaatataaactgtttatgcaaaatgcatatatttttaaataaattaaatttttgtttataaaatcaaatttatatttaataatttgatacacatttctaaatatagtaatatctaaatattattaagaagaGATGTAAAGATCATACATCAACATAGTAAATGTAgagtatataaaagtatataactatGTATAACAAGAACATAACAACCCTGTGACCAATTCTTACCCAAAAATTGttgtttatttctatttattaaactatatCGCTTTAGATGAATTAGACGGCACGATCGATTGGCACAAATCGTGTACGGATCGGTTGTGTAACACGGGTTACCAAATCTGACATAAACCGAAGATCCTTCAAATAATCGATGGGTTCTAGATAAAAGTTGTGTACCAACGACGCTATTATAGCTTTCAGTTCCAACATGGCATATCGTTGTCCTATTATTcgtaaatacattaattaaaatttgtttatataacaAGAAATTAGTATCTAACATATTACCTATACAATTGCGTGGTCCTGCGCTAAACGGTAAATAAGAATAGGGATGACGTTTTTGGATTCTTTCAGGTAAAAATCTATCTGGGTCAAATACATTTGGATTTGGCCAGAAATTGGGATCTCTATGTATATCGTAGATATTTATGTGCATTACTGATCCAGTAGGTATCAAATATGATTCTGAAAATAGCatgtaacattatataatttttaaacaatatattagtgaaaaatacacatatatgcaaatactcatattatgtaaattattttacttgaggtataatttttttaccatataaattaataattttatgaattgaaAAATTCATTACACATTAAACCAactgtataaaaatgtttagaatTGACAAGTTCTATTTTGACAACATTATGTATTTGAAATtggaaatattatgtaatataaaaaacaaagagagaaagagaaagagaaaaaacttATAGatagttattataaaaatttttgtataaattgatattaaaatatcagacAATCAAggtttatatattgtacttcGGTGTATAacacttttttcacaattctTTGGCTAAAatacatatgatatataatagtttattataattactcaCCTGTTTTTACGTCTTCTGATAAGACTCGCGATATGAAAGGAACACTAGGATATAATCGCAATGATTCTTTCAAACATCTTTCCAAGTATGGCATATTATTTAACGCTGACATGGTAAGTTTTCCATCATTTGCTTGTATGACTGCACTAACTTCATTTCTTGCACATTCCTATTAGGAAACAAAGTTTTGTATATTTGATGACttatgtttctttaattattaattgaaaatgtgacagtacttattattttatatatattttttttgagctgtaaataaaaacaaaaaaatatttatgtactttCTAAATCAATGTTTCTAacatttgtttcaaaattattttttataaataaaaaattaattaattgattgtgTTACtgattgaataaattatattattaaaaatacctGGACATCTTTGTGTTCAGCTAgcaataatattgcaaaagtCAAACCCATTGCTGTAGTATCGTGCCCCTGCAatagaaaaactttttaaaatttatttctgcgTTATATGCAAACtacatataattcaataagaaaaacatttaaaatatttttatgtttaatcggtttttctttttgcgcttactttatatatgctttaatattatttttgatcacaaaaatataatatttaagttatGATTTAATATGTATGATTTACTATTCGTTAGTTTACCAACAAGTTGGGACAACCGACCCTTAGATTTGcagtatattaatttctttagcATATCAATGAAATATCAACGCTTACTTCGAACATGAAGGTATCGACTTCTTCTCTGATGTCTAAATCATTCATTTCGTTATTAGCAGCTTCCAACAGCATAAGATCCAACATAGCGAGCCGCTTTTTCTTAacttaagtaaataaaatagtttgaACATTAATTCGATATATGGATTCGATAAATGGATTTTAGATATACTGTGCATACATACTTCCTATCACCTCCTTATCGTCTTCtacattatctttaaaatgtttcgtCAAGTATCGTCCGTCAGTGCTTTCATGATATTGTTTTCTTTCCGCAATAACCTACAAAAACAGCATACctatatataggtacatatatttttaatatttatattatcatgttGCTAAAACCCATtgctaatatattaaattacacagaaaaattttatttaaatttaatgtactctctaaatctgaatcagtgaaaagtcactgattcagattggtaggttttttttaaaagattttgtcATACGGTTTCCTCCTTCAATCAGAATCTCaacaaattgttttaatttaagaaaaagttcTCACAAATTTATGTAACACAATTTTTACTCACTTTTTCGGTGAAACcatgcaatatttttagatttttggcTTGCTTTCTACCCATTGACGTTAATGCAAATATCATATTGGGATTTAACCACGGTCTCAGTGTTCTGTGTGTTATTATAccacattatattttaatataattgttttttataagaaatgtgAATTTagatgttatataatttttagctttataagttatataatttttggtgTATATCAATTACAACAGCTTtctgaattaatattaaaaatagctataattatataatgtatccGATCAGAATTGCTACCTATGTAATTTACCTGTAAAGTATGATATTTCCCATTTCGTGGACTGCCTCGCGATATTGCTGTTGAAATTCGCCCATATCTTGCAAAGAAGTACCCATAGCGGTTTCTGCAAATACATTTACTAACGTAAGTAGCTTATACTTGGTTAATTCTGCTATTTTAACagatcttaataatttaaataaaaaataatttttcttgtataagTTTAAGGttagatatatacatagtttataatgaataaaaattaagtgtgcaaatagaaacttgcacattaccttctcatagtttttaagtgggcaagtagaaacttgcacattgcttcctcatagtttttaagtgtgcaaattataaatttgaacattatttcctcacaattttcaaatatgcaaattataaatttgcacgttgcttaatcaacattttatttcgctcataaagcttcctcttATGAGAAagcctatttttttatgcataattattagtaaatatttattaatttggcttcctcatagaggaagctttatgagcgaaataaaatgttgattaag is part of the Temnothorax longispinosus isolate EJ_2023e chromosome 12, Tlon_JGU_v1, whole genome shotgun sequence genome and encodes:
- the LOC139823442 gene encoding cytochrome P450 4C1-like; the encoded protein is MIITLLLLCAFTLLLYYFLHHYIKFVRLINKIPSMPALPVLGHTIDLWLCSQEDLWKLQRALCKSYYPIYKLWCGPIAFVSVHHPDDLEKILSSPKEHLSKGYIYTTLYPWLGTGLLTSEGNKWHRRRKILTPTFHFNILKQFVEILIEEGNRMTKSLKDRKESTIDDLMLFVSHHTLNAICETAMGTSLQDMGEFQQQYREAVHEMGNIILYRTLRPWLNPNMIFALTSMGRKQAKNLKILHGFTEKVIAERKQYHESTDGRYLTKHFKDNVEDDKEVIGIKKKRLAMLDLMLLEAANNEMNDLDIREEVDTFMFEGHDTTAMGLTFAILLLAEHKDVQECARNEVSAVIQANDGKLTMSALNNMPYLERCLKESLRLYPSVPFISRVLSEDVKTESYLIPTGSVMHINIYDIHRDPNFWPNPNVFDPDRFLPERIQKRHPYSYLPFSAGPRNCIGQRYAMLELKAIIASLVHNFYLEPIDYLKDLRFMSDLVTRVTQPIRTRFVPIDRAV
- the LOC139823439 gene encoding cytochrome P450 4C1-like encodes the protein MIIILLLSCFFIILLYYILYHGRFRRLVSKIPCKPGLPFIGNTLEFCVYSQEKLWNLARSASKNYYPIFSFWCGPIAFISVHHPDDIEKILSSTTQNLGKGYLYSFLNPWLGTGLLTSEGSKWRKRRKILTPAFHFTILKQFVDVFVEEGNRMTKFLKDSNSSNINDLANFISQHTLNAICETAMGTFLQNMDEFQQRYHQAIHEMGNILTYRIMRPWYHPDVIFALTPMGRKHAKNLKILHKFTEKIIAERRQYHENTSGRYLKFLQDTDMIETDDEEIIGIKKKRLAMLDLLIAAARNNEINDSDIREEVDTFMFEGHDTVAMGLTYAILVLAEHKDVQERVRSEVRTVMHENKGKLTITALNNLQYLERCLKESLRLYPSVPLISRVLSEDIKMQSYLVPSGAVIQIHIYDIHRDPNFWPNPDVFDPDRFLPERIQNRHPYSYLPFSAGPRNCIGQRFAMLELKAIIASLIYNFYLEPVDYLKDLRFMMDIVSRVTHPIRVRFVPIE